In Solimonas sp. K1W22B-7, the DNA window AACAGCGCGCGGGTGGCGGCCTCGTCGGTGGTGCCGCCCGCGGTGGCGCCGTCCACCAGGGCGGCGATCACGGTCTTGCGCAGGCCGGGCTCGTCACGCACCAGGCCGCTGGCCAGGGCGTGCTGGAACAGCAGTTCCTCGTCCACCAGGCGCTGCAGGATGCGGGCGCGGGCAGCCGCGTCGAGCGCGCGGCCGCTGTCGCCCTGCACGGACTGCAGCGCACGCAACCATTCCTCGCGGCTGATCGTGTGCTCGCCCACCAGGGCGACGCTGCCGGCCGGCAGGCCGGGGCCGCGCCAGCTGTCCCAGAGCAGGGCGGCGCCGGCCAGCAGGCCGCCGGCCAGTACCGAAAGCCAGGCCAGGCGGGCGGAGGAAAGATTGGTGACTTTCAACATATTGACATAGTGTAAACAAAGCGCCTCTAATGTGAAGCAGGCCGCCCCATGGAGGCGGTGGGGGAGACGTGTTGAAGACCATCCTGAAGATCGCCGCGGTGACGGCGGTGGTGATCGCCCTGCTGGCCGCTTTCGGCTGGTGGGATCGGCAGCAGGCACCGAAGGAAGTGGCCGGCACGATCGCGCCGGCGCGCGTGGATGCGGCCAGCCTGCAGGCGCGGGCCCGGGGCAACGCGGGCGAGGACGACCAGATCCTGTTCGGCGACCTGCACGTGCATACCACCTTCTCCATGGACGCCTTCGTCTGGGCGCTGCCGCTGATGCATGGTCCGGGCTCGCGGCCGCCGGCGGATGCCTGCGACTACGCGCGCTTCTGCTCTTCGCTGGACTTCTATGCGCATACCGATCATGCCGAAAGCCTGACGCCGCGGCACTGGTCGATGATCAAGGACACGGTGCGCGCCTGCAATCAGGCCGCCGGCCCGGCCGGTAATCCGGACATCGTCGCCTTCCTCGGCTGGGAATGGACCCAGATGGGCAATTCGCCCGAGACGCACTACGGCCACAAGAACGTGATCCTGCGCGAGACCGCGGACGACAGGGTGCCGGCGCGGCCCATCGTGGCCGGCGGCGTGTCCTTCAATGCCATGCGCCACGACCCGCTGCCGGTGCCGGAGCGCATCGTCGGGCCCTACGCGGCGGACTTCCCCAACCGCCGCCTGCAGTTCCAGCAGCAGAACAAGCGCCAGGAGCTGATCGAGATCGCGCCCTGCCCGGTGGGCGTCAGTTCGCGCGAGCTGCCGGCCAACTGCATCGAGACGGCCGACACGCCGGGCGACCTGTTCCGCAAGCTCGACGAGTGGGGCGGCGAGGCGCTGGTGATTCCGCATGGCACGACCTGGGGCTACTACACGCCGCCGGGCTCCGACTGGACCAAGCAACTCACGCTCAAGCAGCATGACCCCAAGCGCCAGAAGCTGATCGAGATCTTTTCCGGTCACGGCAACGCCGAGCCCTACCGCGACTGGAAGGCGATCGCCTGGGACGCGCAGGGCAACGCGGTCTGTCCCGAGGCCAGCGACGACTACCTGCCCTGCTGCAAGCGCGCCGGCCAGATCATCCGCTCGCGCTGCGACGACCCCCGGTCGCCGGACTGCGAGGCGCGCGTGCAGCAGGTGGAGAAGAACTACCTCAAGGCCGGCCGCGCCGGGCACCTGACGGTGGCGGACGCCAGGCCGGAAGACTGGCTGGCCTGCGGCCAGTGCACCGACTGCTTCATGCCGCCGCTGAATCACCGCGCCGGCAGCTCGGTGCAGGCGATCATGGCGCTGAGCAATCCGGCAGAGCGCGATGCCGACGGCGGCCCGCTGCGCTTCCACTTCGGCTTCATCGGCTCCAGCGACAACCACGCCGCCGAGGCCGGCACCGGCTTCAAGCAGGTCAACCGCCACTCCTCCACCGAAACGCGTGGCGCGCTCAACGCGCTGGTGCAACGCAATTTCATCGAGGCCGCCAAGCCCAAGGGCGATCCGCAGCAGCCGCGCGAGTTCACGCTGGGCTCCGGACCCTACAACTTCCTGCAGACCGCCGAGACCGAGCGCCAGGCCTCGTTCTTCTATACCGGCGGCCTGGTCGCGGTGCATGCCCCGGGCCGCGGGCGTGACCAGATCTGGGATGCCCTGCAGCGCAAGGAGGTCTACGGCACGTCGGGCCCGCGCATGCTGCTGTGGTTCGACCTGATCGGCGCCGACGGCCAGCGTCATCCCATGGGCTCCGAGCTGCAGGGCAGGGACGTGCCGCGCTTCCGCGTCAAGGCGCAGGGCGCGTTCGTGCAGAAGCCGGGTTGCCCCGCCTGGACCGAGGCGGCCATCGGCCCGCAGCGCATCCAGCAGCTCTGCGGCGGCGAGTGCTACAACCCCGGCGATGCGCGCACGCCGATCGATCGCATCGAGATCGTGCGCATCCGCCGCCAGGAAAATCTCCACGATCCGCTCAAGCCGCTGATCGAGGATCCCTGGAAGGTGCTGCGCTGCGCCGACAGCGGCCAGGGCTGCACCGCCGAGTTCATCGATCCGGAGTACCCGTCGATGAATCGCGAGCTGCTGTACTACGCCCGTGCGGTCCAGCGCGCCGAGCCCACCATCAACGGCGCTCAGCTGCGCTGCGAGCGGGACGCCAAGGGCCAGTGCATCAAGGTCACGCCCTGTCATGGCGATGAGCGCACGCCGATCGACGATCTCTGCCTGGCCGAGGCGCAGCACCGCGCCTGGTCCAGCCCGATCTTTGTCCGGCCATAGCGGAGCCCGATCATGCAGCGCTTCCTCGACGCCCTCAGCCGCCTGCAGCAACGCCACGCGCTGCTGCTGTTCCTCGGCCTGGGCGCGCTGCTGTTCGCGGTGGATGGCCTGCGCCAGCGCGGCGAGTCGCTGACGCCGCCCACGGCCAGCGCCGAAGGGCAGACCGCGGAGCAGTGGCTGGAAGACGAAGTGCTGTACCGCGAGGCCATCGCGCGCGGGCTGGGCGAGGGTGACCTGATCGTGCGCCGCCGCCTGGTGCAGAAGATGCGCCTGCTGCTGGAGACCGGTGTCGACGTGGCCGAGCCCAGCGACCGGCAACTGCGCGATTGGGTCGGCGTGCATGCCGGCCGCTATGGCGGACTGGAGCGCCTGAGCTTCGAGCACGTGTTCCTGTCGCGCGGCCTGCGCGACGCACACCTGGCCAGCGATGCCGCGGCGCTGGGCGCAGTGCTGCAGGCGGATCCGGGCGACCTGGACAAGCTCAGCGATCCGCATCCGGGTGGCACGCATCCGGCGGCGCTGAGCCAGCGCGATGTCGAGCGCATGTTCGGTACGCCGTTCTCGATGCTGCTCGCGGAACTGCCGCAGGGCCAGTGGCAGGGCCCGCTGCCTTCGGCGATGGGCCTGCACTTCGTGCGCATCCGGGATCGCCGTCTGGCGCAGCCCGACTACGCCGCCGTGCGCGAGCGTGCGCAGCGCGACTACCTGCTGGAGCGCCGCGCCGAAGAGACGCGCCTCGCCGTGCAGCAGCTCAAGACCCGCTACGGCCTCGACACCGGGCGCGGAACGCCCTGATGCATCGCCTGCTCGTCCTGCTGGTCGTACTGCTGTCGGCGCCCGCTGCCTGGGCGCATTCCATGAGCAGCGCGCAATGGCGCCTGAGCCAGGTGGACGCGCAGACCTGGGACAGCCGCCTGCGCCTGCCGGAAGATTTCGAAGGCCGCCTGATGTCGCTCAAGACGCTCGGCCCCGTTGGCTGCGAGCGCCTGGGCGAGACCCACACGCAGCCGGCTGAAGAAGGCCTGGTGATGCATTGGCGCCTGCGCTGCCCGCAGGGCCTGCAGGGTCCGCTGGGCCTGGAGGGCTTCACCATCCAGCTGTCCGACGCGGTGCTGCTGCTGCAGCCGCTGCAGGGCGCGCCGCAGTACGCGGTGCTGTCGGCGGTGAACCCGCAGTGGACGCCGCAGCAGAAGGCCGCAGCGCCGCCCGTGCCGCAGTACCTGGTGCTGGGCGTGGAGCACATCCTGCTGGGCGTCGATCACCTGCTGTTCGTGCTCGGCCTGTTCCTGCTGTGGCGCCGCAGCGGTGCCGGTGTCGGCAGGCTGGTGGGCACGCTCACCGCGTTTACGGTGGCGCATTCGGTCACCCTGGCCGGCGCCATGCTGCGCGGCTGGACGCTGCCGGGTGGTGCGGTGGAGGCCTGCATCGCGGCGTCCATCCTGCTGCTGGCGGTGGAACTGGCGACCGGTGCCAGGGGCCTGGCGCAGCGCCGGCCCGCGGGCATCGCCTTTGCCTTCGGCCTGCTGCATGGCTTCGGCTTTGCCGGTGCGCTGGCCGAGACCGGCCTGCCCGAGCAGGCGCGCGGCTGGGCGCTGGCGGCTTTCAACCTGGGCGTGGAAGCGGGGCAGTTGCTGTTCGTGCTGGGCCTGCTGGCGGCGCTGCGCCTGCTGCGGCCGCAGCCGCGCTGGGCGCCGCTGGCGCTCTGCGCCTATGGCGCGGTGGCGGCGTACTGGCTGATCGAACGCAGCGCGGCGGTGTTGTTGTGAAGACGGAGAGCGGCATGCAGGTCATTTCGGCGAACATGATGCACGTGACGCTGCGCGCACTGGCGCTGGCGGCAGCGACACTCCTGGCCGCCTGCGGCCGCTCCGAAGCGCCGTCGGGCACGGATACACCGCCCACGGAGAATCCCCCGGGCACCGTGCAAGGCGAATGCGGCCCCGTGGTGCCCGGGCGCAAGCAGGCGCTGTACGGCGACCTGCATGTGCACACCAGCTATTCCTTCGACACCTACTTCTTCAACTCCATCAACGGCCCGCGCGAGGCGATCCGTTTCGCCAAGGGCGAGCCGGCGGGCTACCCCGCGGGTGACACCGACCCCGACACGCCGGTGACGCACGAGACGCTGGACCGTCCGCTGGATTTCGTGGCGCTCACCGACCACGCCGAGTTCCTGGGGGCCTTCAAGCTGATCTGCGAAGCCGGCGGCGCGGTGCCGCCGGGGACCAACCCGGTGTGCAACATCATCGGCAACAACATCCGCGGCAACATCCGCGCCTTCGTCGAAGGCACGACCACGCCGTTCCAGATTCTCATCCAGACGCTGCTGGCCGAGAGTCCCACGGACCGCAGCGCCTGGGCGCAGGAGCGCGCGATCACCGACGAAGAGTACGTGCCCTGCAGCTTCTCCACGCTGCACGGCTACGAGTTCAGTTCCAACAAGCGCGGCCAGATGCTGCACCGGAACATCATCTTCCGCGGCCCCGCCGACGAGGTGCCGGACACGGTGTTCGCCTCGGTGACGCTGACCAGCGGCATCGACGATCGCAACGTCAACGACGAGTGGATGCTGTTCGACCACCTGCAGACCGAGTGCGGCGGCGTTCCCGACTGCAAGGCGCTGACCATTCCGCACAGCGCCAACCTGTCGGACGGCCGCTTCTTCATGCCGCGCGACTTCGCCACCGGCCTGCCGCCGGGCCGAGACGGCGTGGCGCTGACGCGCGGCGACGCCGAGCTGCGGCGCAATTACGACCGCGTGTTCGAGATCTACCAGCACAAGGGCGGCTCGGAATGCGCCGTGGGCCTGGAGGGCAACTACCTGGAAGGCGAAGAGGGCAGCTGCGACTTCGAGCTGACCAAGAACGTCTGCGCCGGCCTGCCGGACGATCCGCCGGCCTGCGCCAGGTACTGCACGGGCGATCCTTCGCGTGACCCCAGCTTCTGCTCGCTGCGCCAGGAGCCCACCTATCTCACGCGCGTCTGCGACACCGCCGGGCCCAACGGTGCCTCCGGCCCCGCCGCCAACTGCAGCACGCCGCTGGACTACTTCCGCAACATCATGGCCGAGGGCCTGAGCCTGCGCAGCGTGCTGGGGATCAACCCCTATCGCCAGGGCATCATCGCCAGCACCGACACGCACAACGGTACGCCGGGCATGACGCGCGAGCGCATGTACCCCGGCCACGGCGGCGTGCTGGAAGACGAGCCCAAGGACCACCTGGGCCTGTGGGCCTGCGACAACAAGAACCAGGACCCCAACGACCCGGCCAACTGCACCAACCGCGTCTTCACCGACCGCGCGCGCGGCTTCGGCACCGGCGGCATGGCCGGCGTGTGGTCGGCCGAGAACACGCGCGGCCAAGTCTGGGACGCATTGCACCGCGGCGAGACTTTCGGTACCTCGGGCCCGCGCCTGCGCATCCGCATGCAGGCCAGCTGGACACCGCCGCCGGCCGACATCTGCGCGAAGCTGGCGCAGGGCGGCGAGAGCGTCACCCCTGCCACCGGCGCGGTGATGGGCGGCAACCTGCCGCCGAAGCCTGCCGGCGCCACGGCGCCCTACATCACCGTCTGGGCGATGCAGGACCCCGGCGGCTCGGAGCCGACGCTGCCGCTGCAGGCGATCGACATCGTCAAGGGCACGCTCGACGCCAGCGGTGCTCCGAAGGTGCGCGCCTACGACAACGTGGTGAAGACCACGCACCCGGTGCAGCGCCCGGCGCCGGACTGCTCGGTGGCCGTCGGCGGCCATCCCGACCAGCTCTGCGTCACCTGGCAGGACCCGGATTTCCACGGCGACCGCGATGCCTACTGGTACGCCCGCACCCGCGAGATTCCCAGCTGCCGCTGGAGCACGCAGCTCTGCGTGTCCAAGGCCGTGAACTGCGCCGCGCTGGACCCTGCCAACGGCGTCTTCCCGGCCGAGAGCGGCTGGCAGGGCTACGAAGGCTGCTGCCGCATGGAAGGCGCGCCCGGCACGTTCCAAGGCCGCAACATTTTCGCAACGCTCGAGGAGCGCGCCTGGGCCTCGCCCGTCTGGTACGAAACCCCGGCACCCTCTCTGCTCAAGGCCAGGAAGCAACCATGATCAAGGATTTCAGGAACAAGCTCTGCGTCATCACCGGCGGCTCCAGCGGCATCGGGCTGGCGGTGGCCGAGGCGCTGGCACGCGAGGGCGCACGCCTGCTGCTGCTGGCGCGCGACCCCGCGCAGCTGGAGCGAGCCGCGCAGCAGCTGCGCGAGATGGGCGCGGCCGACGTCGCCACCATCAGCGCCGATGTGAGCCGCGACGAAGACATCGCGCGCCTGCCTGCCGCGATCCACGCCATGGGCCCGGCGGCAGACCTGGTGGTGAACAGCGCCGGCATCGTCAGCGGTGGCCTGATGCACGAGGTGCCGATGGCGGAATGGCGGCGCCTGCACGAGATCAACGTGCTGGGCGTGGTGCGCGTGATCAACGCCGTGGTACCCGACATGCTGGCGCGCTCCGCGCGCGGCGAGGGCGGCGGACACATCGTCAACATCGCCTCCGGCGCCGGCCTGGTCGGCTTCACCGGCCTGGGCAGCTACGTCGCCACCAAGGCCGCGGTGGTGGGTTTCAGCGAAAGCCTGCGCAGCGAACTGGCCGCCGCCGGCATCGGCGTCACCGCCGTGTGCCCGGGCTTCGTGCAGACCCCCATCGCCTCCAAGGTGCAGCTGTTCGGACGCATGGACACACCGCGCACGCAGGCCTTCATCCAGAACTGGTTCGTGCGCAACAACCTCAAGGCCGAAACCGTGGCCGCGCGCACGCTGTCCGCGGTGCGGGCCAACCGCGCGGTGATGGTGGTGGGCCGCGACGCCGTGTCGGGCTACTGGACCAAGCGCCTCGCACCCTGGCTGCTCGACCGCGTGATGAAGCGCTCCGCGCGACCGCTGACGGCCGCGCGCAAGAAAGCGGCGTAGTTTTCTCCCTCTCCCGCTGGCGGGAGAGGGCTGGGGTGAGGGTGGAGCCTTCAAACGGAGGCGCTGTGCGTAACCGCCACTGCACCACCCTCACCCCAACCCCTCTCCCGCCAGCGGGAGAGGGCCCACCTGATTGAGAGTGCCCATTGAAGAAGCTCCTGCTTGCCCTTGTCGCCTTGATCGCCATCAGCCTCGCCGCCTTCCAGCTGCCCGCCGTGCAGGACCGCCTGGTGGACCAGGCGATCCGCCGCAACATGGACAACGCCGACCGCGGCGCGCTGTTCAACGACGACGCGCTGCGCCTGCTGGTCTGCGGCAGCTCCTCGCCGTTCCCTTCCGAGGACCGCGCGCGGCCCTGCCTGGCCGTGATCGCCGGCGGCAAATTCTACGTGGTGGACACCGGCCCCGGCTCCTGGAACCGCATGGCGCTGCTGCGCATCCCCGGCGAGCGCATCGGTGGCGTGCTGCTGACGCATTTCCATTC includes these proteins:
- a CDS encoding DUF3604 domain-containing protein, with amino-acid sequence MKTILKIAAVTAVVIALLAAFGWWDRQQAPKEVAGTIAPARVDAASLQARARGNAGEDDQILFGDLHVHTTFSMDAFVWALPLMHGPGSRPPADACDYARFCSSLDFYAHTDHAESLTPRHWSMIKDTVRACNQAAGPAGNPDIVAFLGWEWTQMGNSPETHYGHKNVILRETADDRVPARPIVAGGVSFNAMRHDPLPVPERIVGPYAADFPNRRLQFQQQNKRQELIEIAPCPVGVSSRELPANCIETADTPGDLFRKLDEWGGEALVIPHGTTWGYYTPPGSDWTKQLTLKQHDPKRQKLIEIFSGHGNAEPYRDWKAIAWDAQGNAVCPEASDDYLPCCKRAGQIIRSRCDDPRSPDCEARVQQVEKNYLKAGRAGHLTVADARPEDWLACGQCTDCFMPPLNHRAGSSVQAIMALSNPAERDADGGPLRFHFGFIGSSDNHAAEAGTGFKQVNRHSSTETRGALNALVQRNFIEAAKPKGDPQQPREFTLGSGPYNFLQTAETERQASFFYTGGLVAVHAPGRGRDQIWDALQRKEVYGTSGPRMLLWFDLIGADGQRHPMGSELQGRDVPRFRVKAQGAFVQKPGCPAWTEAAIGPQRIQQLCGGECYNPGDARTPIDRIEIVRIRRQENLHDPLKPLIEDPWKVLRCADSGQGCTAEFIDPEYPSMNRELLYYARAVQRAEPTINGAQLRCERDAKGQCIKVTPCHGDERTPIDDLCLAEAQHRAWSSPIFVRP
- a CDS encoding peptidylprolyl isomerase, whose amino-acid sequence is MQRFLDALSRLQQRHALLLFLGLGALLFAVDGLRQRGESLTPPTASAEGQTAEQWLEDEVLYREAIARGLGEGDLIVRRRLVQKMRLLLETGVDVAEPSDRQLRDWVGVHAGRYGGLERLSFEHVFLSRGLRDAHLASDAAALGAVLQADPGDLDKLSDPHPGGTHPAALSQRDVERMFGTPFSMLLAELPQGQWQGPLPSAMGLHFVRIRDRRLAQPDYAAVRERAQRDYLLERRAEETRLAVQQLKTRYGLDTGRGTP
- a CDS encoding HupE/UreJ family protein, with the protein product MHRLLVLLVVLLSAPAAWAHSMSSAQWRLSQVDAQTWDSRLRLPEDFEGRLMSLKTLGPVGCERLGETHTQPAEEGLVMHWRLRCPQGLQGPLGLEGFTIQLSDAVLLLQPLQGAPQYAVLSAVNPQWTPQQKAAAPPVPQYLVLGVEHILLGVDHLLFVLGLFLLWRRSGAGVGRLVGTLTAFTVAHSVTLAGAMLRGWTLPGGAVEACIAASILLLAVELATGARGLAQRRPAGIAFAFGLLHGFGFAGALAETGLPEQARGWALAAFNLGVEAGQLLFVLGLLAALRLLRPQPRWAPLALCAYGAVAAYWLIERSAAVLL
- a CDS encoding DUF3604 domain-containing protein, whose product is MQVISANMMHVTLRALALAAATLLAACGRSEAPSGTDTPPTENPPGTVQGECGPVVPGRKQALYGDLHVHTSYSFDTYFFNSINGPREAIRFAKGEPAGYPAGDTDPDTPVTHETLDRPLDFVALTDHAEFLGAFKLICEAGGAVPPGTNPVCNIIGNNIRGNIRAFVEGTTTPFQILIQTLLAESPTDRSAWAQERAITDEEYVPCSFSTLHGYEFSSNKRGQMLHRNIIFRGPADEVPDTVFASVTLTSGIDDRNVNDEWMLFDHLQTECGGVPDCKALTIPHSANLSDGRFFMPRDFATGLPPGRDGVALTRGDAELRRNYDRVFEIYQHKGGSECAVGLEGNYLEGEEGSCDFELTKNVCAGLPDDPPACARYCTGDPSRDPSFCSLRQEPTYLTRVCDTAGPNGASGPAANCSTPLDYFRNIMAEGLSLRSVLGINPYRQGIIASTDTHNGTPGMTRERMYPGHGGVLEDEPKDHLGLWACDNKNQDPNDPANCTNRVFTDRARGFGTGGMAGVWSAENTRGQVWDALHRGETFGTSGPRLRIRMQASWTPPPADICAKLAQGGESVTPATGAVMGGNLPPKPAGATAPYITVWAMQDPGGSEPTLPLQAIDIVKGTLDASGAPKVRAYDNVVKTTHPVQRPAPDCSVAVGGHPDQLCVTWQDPDFHGDRDAYWYARTREIPSCRWSTQLCVSKAVNCAALDPANGVFPAESGWQGYEGCCRMEGAPGTFQGRNIFATLEERAWASPVWYETPAPSLLKARKQP
- a CDS encoding SDR family NAD(P)-dependent oxidoreductase, yielding MIKDFRNKLCVITGGSSGIGLAVAEALAREGARLLLLARDPAQLERAAQQLREMGAADVATISADVSRDEDIARLPAAIHAMGPAADLVVNSAGIVSGGLMHEVPMAEWRRLHEINVLGVVRVINAVVPDMLARSARGEGGGHIVNIASGAGLVGFTGLGSYVATKAAVVGFSESLRSELAAAGIGVTAVCPGFVQTPIASKVQLFGRMDTPRTQAFIQNWFVRNNLKAETVAARTLSAVRANRAVMVVGRDAVSGYWTKRLAPWLLDRVMKRSARPLTAARKKAA